One Actinomycetota bacterium genomic window, CAGCACGTCTACAACCGTGATGTGCTGATCGGGTCGGTGGCGGCGACCATCGCCGCGGCCATCACCATGCTGGCCCGGATGGCGTTCTGGTTCGGTGGCGGCCGCGACCGCGAGGGCGGCGCTGCGGCCGGCCTGCTGATGATGATCCTCGCCCCGATCGCCGCCATGCTGATCCAGGCGGCGGTGAGCCGGGCGCGGGAGTCCGCGGCGGACCACACCGGCGCCGAGCTGACCGGCAACCCCCTGGCGCTGGCCAGCGCCCTGCGCAAGCTCGAGCAGGCCCACAGCAACCCGGCGATGGCGCGGCGCGGCGCCACCCCGGCGGAGACGAGCGCCGCGTTCTCGCACCTGTACATCGCCGCGCCGTTCGGTGGGCGGGCGATGGGATCGATGGCCCAGCTGTTCACCACCCACCCGCCGATCTCCAAGCGGGTCGAGGCACTCGAGGAGATGGCGCGCCGCAGCGGCCAGCTCGGACCCGACCCCTACCGGGGCTGACCCGCACAGCGGTCGGGCCCCGCCGACGGGGCGCGACCAAAGCACCGGCCCGGCTTCCCTGACCGGCCTGACGGAGGACGTCGCGTGCAGTGGTGGATGATCGTGGTCGGTACCGCGGTCGTCGTCGTGACGGTCTTCGACGCGTTCGCGACGACCCTGTCACCGAGCACACGGGCGGGACCGGTCACCTCCCGGATGAACGCGGTGCTGTGGCGCCTGGCACGGCGGGCGTCGCGTTCGAACGTGGCGATCCCACTGGTGGTCGCCGGCCCCCTGCTGCTGGTGACGACCGCCATGGTGTGGATCGGTGGGCTGTGGCTGGGATGGACGCTGCTGTTCGCCGCGGATCCCAACGCGGTGGTCTCGGATCCCGGGGGGATCCCAGCCGACCTGTCGGGACGGGTGTTCTACACCGGCTACACGCTGTTCACCCTGGGGCTCGGCAACTACGTCCCGCAAGGGGCGGTGTGGGAGGTGCTGAGCGCGGTCGCGTTGATCAACGGCCTGGTGCTGGTCACCATGTCCATCACC contains:
- a CDS encoding ion channel, coding for MQWWMIVVGTAVVVVTVFDAFATTLSPSTRAGPVTSRMNAVLWRLARRASRSNVAIPLVVAGPLLLVTTAMVWIGGLWLGWTLLFAADPNAVVSDPGGIPADLSGRVFYTGYTLFTLGLGNYVPQGAVWEVLSAVALINGLVLVTMSIT
- a CDS encoding M48 family metalloprotease yields the protein MKTFKTALLLAALSGLLLFIGDRLVPGGGGLVVALGFAAVMNLGAWFFSDKIAIKMARAKPMEEADYPGVYRIVRRLSERAGKPMPRLYISPSPQLNAFATGRSPKHAAVCVNQGLYEALTDDELEGVLGHELQHVYNRDVLIGSVAATIAAAITMLARMAFWFGGGRDREGGAAAGLLMMILAPIAAMLIQAAVSRARESAADHTGAELTGNPLALASALRKLEQAHSNPAMARRGATPAETSAAFSHLYIAAPFGGRAMGSMAQLFTTHPPISKRVEALEEMARRSGQLGPDPYRG